In the genome of Pseudomonas protegens, one region contains:
- the fliP gene encoding flagellar type III secretion system pore protein FliP (The bacterial flagellar biogenesis protein FliP forms a type III secretion system (T3SS)-type pore required for flagellar assembly.): MPLRIILTLALMLAAPLALAADPLSIPAITLGTNASGQQEYSVSLQILLIMTALSFIPAFVMLMTSFTRIIIVFSILRQALGLQQTPSNQILTGMALFLTMFIMAPVFDRVNQDALQPYLAEKLTAQDAVAKAQVPIKDFMLAQTRSSDLELFMRLSKRTDIASPDQAPLTILVPAFVTSELKTAFQIGFMIFIPFLIIDLVVASVLMAMGMMMLSPLIISLPFKIMLFVLVDGWALIIGTLAGSFGGV, encoded by the coding sequence ATGCCGTTGCGCATCATCTTGACGTTGGCACTGATGTTGGCGGCGCCACTGGCGCTGGCCGCCGACCCGTTGTCGATCCCGGCGATCACCCTTGGCACCAACGCCAGCGGCCAGCAGGAGTACTCGGTCAGCCTGCAGATCCTGCTGATCATGACCGCGCTGAGCTTCATCCCGGCGTTCGTCATGCTGATGACCAGCTTCACCCGGATCATCATCGTCTTCTCGATCCTGCGTCAGGCCCTGGGCCTGCAGCAGACCCCGTCGAACCAGATCCTCACCGGCATGGCGCTGTTTCTGACGATGTTCATCATGGCGCCGGTATTCGATCGGGTGAACCAGGACGCCTTGCAGCCGTACCTGGCGGAAAAGCTCACGGCCCAGGATGCGGTGGCCAAGGCGCAGGTGCCGATCAAGGACTTCATGCTGGCGCAGACCCGCAGCAGCGATCTGGAGCTGTTCATGCGCCTGTCCAAGCGCACCGACATCGCCAGTCCCGACCAGGCGCCGCTGACCATCCTGGTGCCGGCCTTCGTCACCTCCGAGCTCAAGACCGCGTTCCAGATCGGCTTCATGATCTTCATCCCGTTCCTGATCATCGACCTGGTGGTGGCCAGTGTGCTGATGGCGATGGGCATGATGATGCTCTCGCCGCTGATCATTTCCCTGCCGTTCAAGATCATGCTGTTTGTCCTGGTGGATGGCTGGGCCCTGATCATCGGCACCTTGGCGGGCAGTTTCGGTGGTGTCTAA
- a CDS encoding flagellar hook-length control protein FliK, producing the protein MAVTPNTLLQAAAQASAKSKTQATPASPLASVAEPGDKAPSFAQLYAKEAQSKPQNKSLTFADNSPKPVRDKGADNSPKKDVASDQSAASQPVVADSGKSLPADKATSSDSKPASAASDASKPADSKSADSQPVDNTQADAPVNPVPLDPSLLPAIQPQPQVAEVPPPVVAPQPQVEVPVVVPPVVAAAVPAVPPAAEPPEAVFDPEADPLDAMPAVRLAMEQGGHVSASSQAQPKAAPASANAEGQLTSVQNFANAMVGMLEQQAGKGSTEQGGEKAFTGLIADGLKDLKGASSDTRVDDFANRLAALMQAATPKTANAVPVNQPLAMHQSGWTDEVVNRVMYLSSTNLKSADIQLQPAELGRLDIRVHMIPDQQTQVTFMSAHAGVREALEGQMHRMRDMFNQQGLGQVDVNVSDQSRGWQGQEQAQQEQNRRSGSSTSGGRLDAGDDELSPAVAEVQAPVQTVIGSSAVDYYA; encoded by the coding sequence ATGGCTGTTACCCCCAATACGCTTCTTCAGGCCGCCGCTCAGGCCAGCGCTAAGTCCAAGACTCAAGCGACTCCTGCCAGCCCCCTGGCAAGCGTTGCCGAGCCTGGTGACAAGGCGCCCAGCTTCGCCCAGCTCTATGCCAAAGAGGCCCAGAGCAAGCCGCAGAACAAGTCGCTGACCTTTGCCGACAACTCGCCCAAGCCGGTGCGCGACAAGGGTGCCGACAATAGTCCAAAGAAAGATGTCGCCAGCGATCAGTCTGCCGCGTCGCAGCCCGTGGTTGCCGATAGCGGCAAATCCTTGCCTGCCGACAAAGCGACGAGCAGCGACAGCAAACCGGCCAGCGCCGCCAGTGACGCCAGTAAGCCGGCCGACAGCAAGTCGGCTGATAGCCAGCCGGTCGACAACACCCAGGCTGATGCCCCGGTCAATCCGGTGCCGCTGGACCCTAGCCTGTTGCCGGCCATCCAGCCGCAACCTCAGGTCGCGGAAGTGCCGCCGCCGGTGGTGGCGCCGCAACCTCAGGTGGAAGTACCCGTGGTGGTGCCGCCAGTGGTGGCCGCGGCAGTGCCGGCGGTGCCCCCTGCGGCCGAGCCGCCCGAGGCGGTGTTCGATCCCGAAGCCGATCCTTTGGATGCCATGCCGGCCGTGCGTCTGGCCATGGAGCAGGGCGGTCACGTCTCGGCTTCCAGTCAGGCGCAGCCCAAGGCCGCCCCTGCAAGCGCCAATGCCGAGGGCCAGTTGACGTCGGTGCAGAACTTCGCCAATGCCATGGTCGGCATGCTGGAGCAGCAGGCCGGCAAGGGCAGTACCGAACAAGGTGGCGAAAAAGCCTTCACCGGTCTGATTGCCGATGGCCTGAAAGACCTCAAGGGCGCGTCCAGCGATACCCGGGTGGATGATTTCGCCAATCGCCTGGCGGCCCTGATGCAGGCGGCAACGCCCAAGACCGCCAACGCGGTGCCGGTCAACCAGCCCCTGGCCATGCACCAGAGCGGCTGGACCGATGAAGTGGTCAACCGGGTGATGTACCTGTCCAGTACCAATCTCAAGTCGGCGGACATCCAGTTGCAGCCTGCGGAACTGGGGCGCCTGGATATTCGCGTGCACATGATTCCGGACCAGCAGACCCAGGTCACCTTCATGAGCGCCCATGCTGGCGTCCGCGAAGCCCTGGAAGGGCAGATGCACCGCATGCGCGACATGTTCAACCAGCAGGGCCTGGGGCAGGTGGACGTCAACGTGTCCGATCAGTCCCGTGGCTGGCAGGGGCAGGAACAGGCGCAACAGGAGCAGAATCGTCGCAGCGGTTCCAGCACCAGCGGTGGGCGCCTGGACGCTGGTGATGATGAGTTGTCGCCTGCCGTGGCAGAAGTGCAGGCTCCGGTACAGACAGTGATTGGTAGCAGCGCCGTCGACTACTACGCTTGA
- the fliR gene encoding flagellar biosynthetic protein FliR, with product MSLLALTDTQISTWVASFMLPLFRVTSLLMVMPIFGTTLVPRRVRLYFALAITVVIAPGLPPMPEVHALDLSGLLLIAEQILIGAVLGFSLQLFFQSFVIAGQIVAIQMGMGFASMVDPTNGVSVAVIGQFFTMLVSLLFLAMNGHLVVFEVLTESFTTLPVGGGLMVNHYWELAGKLGWVLGAALLLVLPAITALLVVNIAFGVMTRAAPQLNIFSIGFPLTLVLGMAIVWISLADILNQYQPLASEALQFLRELAKAR from the coding sequence ATGTCCCTGCTGGCGTTGACCGACACCCAGATCAGTACCTGGGTGGCGAGCTTCATGCTGCCGCTGTTCCGGGTCACTTCCTTGCTGATGGTGATGCCGATCTTCGGTACCACCCTGGTGCCGCGCCGGGTGCGTCTGTACTTCGCCCTGGCGATTACCGTGGTCATCGCCCCGGGCCTGCCGCCCATGCCCGAGGTGCATGCCCTGGACCTCAGCGGCCTGCTGCTGATTGCCGAGCAGATCCTGATCGGCGCGGTGCTCGGCTTCTCGCTGCAGTTGTTCTTCCAGTCCTTCGTGATTGCCGGGCAGATCGTGGCGATCCAGATGGGCATGGGCTTCGCCTCCATGGTCGACCCCACCAACGGCGTGTCGGTGGCGGTGATCGGGCAGTTCTTCACCATGCTGGTCAGCCTGCTGTTCCTGGCCATGAACGGCCATCTGGTGGTGTTCGAGGTGCTCACCGAGAGCTTTACCACGCTGCCTGTTGGCGGTGGCCTGATGGTCAATCACTACTGGGAGCTGGCGGGCAAGCTGGGCTGGGTGCTGGGGGCGGCGCTGCTGCTGGTGCTGCCGGCGATCACCGCCTTGCTGGTGGTCAACATCGCCTTTGGCGTGATGACCCGGGCGGCGCCGCAGTTGAACATCTTCTCCATCGGCTTCCCGCTGACCCTGGTGCTGGGCATGGCCATTGTCTGGATCAGCCTGGCCGACATTCTCAACCAGTATCAACCGCTGGCCTCCGAGGCCCTGCAGTTCTTACGCGAACTGGCAAAGGCGCGCTGA
- the fliO gene encoding flagellar biosynthetic protein FliO has product MNKLLGIALALPLSALAAEPAATAAVAAAAPATGSVSGQLTQLVLGLLLVIGLIFFLAWLLRRVQQAGPAGKGQVIELIGSRALGPRDRLVLVQVGNEQILLGLTPGTITPLHVLKEPVQVPTAEQATPEFAQRLMELLGKDQKDKK; this is encoded by the coding sequence GTGAACAAGCTGCTTGGCATTGCGCTCGCGCTGCCCCTGAGCGCCCTGGCCGCAGAGCCGGCGGCCACCGCTGCGGTGGCTGCGGCCGCGCCGGCAACGGGCAGCGTCAGTGGCCAGTTGACCCAGCTGGTGCTGGGCCTGCTGCTGGTGATCGGGCTGATCTTCTTCCTCGCCTGGCTGTTGCGCCGGGTGCAGCAGGCCGGTCCTGCGGGCAAGGGCCAGGTGATCGAGCTGATCGGTTCCCGGGCCCTGGGGCCGCGGGATCGCCTGGTGCTGGTGCAGGTCGGCAATGAGCAGATTCTGCTGGGCCTGACCCCGGGCACCATCACGCCGTTGCATGTACTCAAAGAGCCGGTGCAGGTGCCCACTGCCGAGCAGGCGACGCCCGAGTTCGCCCAGCGCCTGATGGAGCTGTTGGGCAAGGATCAGAAGGATAAGAAGTAA
- the flhB gene encoding flagellar biosynthesis protein FlhB: protein MAESESGQDKTEDPTEKRKKDSREKGEIARSKELNTLAIMLAGAGGLLVYGGGLALDLLEIMRLNFSLPREVLLSPGSMGQYLLHSGKIAILAVQPVLLTLLLAAIIGPISLGGWLFAGKSLAPKFSRMNPAAGLKRMFSFSAVIELLKALAKFGLVLFVALSVLSSDIDDLLRIAHEPLELAIIHSVQVVGWSTLWMACGLILIAAVDVPVQIYQAHKKLLMTKQEVRDEHKDQEGRPEVKQRIRQTQREMSQRRMMAAIPEADVVITNPTHYAVALKYDAEKGGAPVLLAKGSDFLALKIREIAVAHEVMLLESPALARSIYYSTELEEEIPAGLYLAVAQVLAYVYQIRQHRAGKGKRPDPLKDLPIPPDLRRDTSGKQSPGGPVEPL, encoded by the coding sequence ATGGCGGAAAGCGAGAGCGGTCAGGACAAGACAGAAGACCCCACGGAGAAGCGCAAGAAGGACTCCCGGGAAAAGGGCGAGATCGCCCGTTCCAAGGAGCTCAATACCCTGGCGATCATGTTGGCGGGGGCGGGCGGCCTGCTGGTGTATGGCGGTGGCCTGGCCCTGGACCTGCTGGAAATCATGCGTCTGAATTTCTCCTTGCCCCGGGAGGTGCTGCTGAGCCCGGGATCCATGGGGCAGTACCTGCTGCACTCGGGCAAGATCGCCATCCTGGCGGTGCAGCCGGTGCTGTTGACCTTGTTGCTGGCGGCCATCATCGGCCCGATTTCCCTAGGGGGCTGGCTGTTCGCGGGCAAGAGCCTGGCGCCCAAGTTCAGTCGGATGAACCCGGCCGCTGGTCTCAAGCGGATGTTTTCTTTCTCGGCGGTGATCGAGCTGCTCAAGGCCCTGGCCAAGTTCGGCCTGGTGCTGTTCGTGGCGCTTTCGGTGTTGTCGTCGGACATTGACGACCTGCTGCGGATCGCCCACGAACCCCTTGAGCTGGCGATCATCCACAGCGTCCAGGTGGTGGGCTGGAGCACCTTGTGGATGGCGTGCGGGCTGATCCTGATCGCGGCGGTGGATGTGCCGGTGCAGATCTATCAGGCCCACAAGAAGCTGTTGATGACCAAGCAGGAAGTGCGTGACGAGCACAAGGACCAGGAGGGGCGGCCCGAGGTCAAGCAGCGGATTCGCCAGACTCAGCGCGAGATGTCCCAGCGACGGATGATGGCGGCGATTCCCGAGGCCGACGTGGTCATCACCAACCCGACCCACTACGCCGTGGCTCTCAAGTACGACGCCGAGAAGGGCGGGGCGCCGGTGCTGCTGGCCAAGGGCAGTGATTTCCTGGCCTTGAAGATCCGCGAGATTGCCGTGGCCCATGAAGTGATGCTGCTGGAATCCCCGGCCCTGGCGCGTTCGATCTACTACTCCACCGAGCTTGAGGAAGAGATTCCTGCGGGCCTGTATTTGGCGGTGGCTCAGGTCCTGGCCTACGTCTATCAGATCCGCCAGCATCGCGCGGGCAAGGGCAAGCGCCCCGATCCGCTCAAGGACCTGCCGATTCCGCCGGACTTGCGGCGTGACACGTCCGGCAAGCAATCCCCCGGTGGTCCCGTCGAGCCGCTCTAG
- the flhA gene encoding flagellar biosynthesis protein FlhA, producing MDRSQLISTARSNLADLGRGNLGVPVLLLVMLAMMMLPVPAFLLDVFFTFNIALSIVVLLVCVYALRPLDFAVFPTILLVATLLRLALNVASTRVVMLHGQEGHAAAGKVIQAFGEVVIGGNYVVGIVVFAILMIINFVVVTKGAGRISEVSARFTLDAMPGKQMAIDADLNAGLIDQNQAKLRRLEVAQEAEFYGSMDGASKFVRGDAIAGLLILFINLIGGMAVGIFQHNMTFADAGKVYALLTIGDGLVAQLPSLLLSTAAAIMVTRASGSEEMGKQINRQMFASPKALAVAAGLMAVMGLVPGMPHFSFLSLAAVAGGAAYLVWRKQNLVKVKAQEEIQRQQDLLPSPARAMETKELGWDDVTPIDMIGLEVGYRLIPLVDRNQGGQLLARIKGVRKKLSQDLGFLMPTVHIRDNLDLAPSAYRLTLMGVILAEAEIYPDRELAINPGQVYGTLNGISARDPAFGLEAVWIEISQRPQAQSLGYTVVDASTVVATHLNQILYKHSSELIGHEEVQQLMQLLAKSSPKLAEELVPGVLSLSQLLKVLQALLAEQVPVRDIRSIAEAIANNAAKSQDTAALVAAVRVGLSRAIVQSIVGTESELPVITLEPRLEQILLSSLQKAGQGQEEGVLLEPSMAEKLQRSLIEAAQRQEMQGQPVILLVAGPVRAMLSRFGRLAVPGLHVLAYQEIPDNKQVTIVATVGPNG from the coding sequence GTGGATCGCTCTCAGTTAATCAGCACGGCTCGCAGTAACCTGGCTGACCTCGGTCGAGGCAACCTGGGTGTACCGGTGCTGCTGTTGGTCATGCTGGCCATGATGATGCTGCCGGTGCCGGCGTTCCTGCTGGACGTGTTCTTCACCTTCAACATCGCCCTGTCGATCGTGGTCCTGCTGGTCTGCGTGTACGCCCTGCGGCCGCTGGATTTCGCGGTATTCCCGACCATCCTGCTGGTGGCCACCCTGTTGCGACTGGCGCTCAACGTCGCCTCGACCCGGGTGGTGATGCTCCACGGCCAAGAGGGCCACGCAGCTGCGGGCAAGGTGATCCAGGCCTTCGGTGAGGTGGTGATCGGCGGCAACTACGTGGTCGGTATCGTGGTGTTCGCGATCCTCATGATCATCAACTTCGTGGTCGTGACCAAGGGCGCCGGGCGGATCTCCGAGGTGAGCGCGCGCTTCACCCTGGATGCCATGCCCGGTAAGCAGATGGCCATCGACGCCGACCTCAACGCCGGGCTGATCGACCAGAACCAGGCCAAGCTGCGCCGTCTGGAAGTGGCCCAGGAGGCCGAGTTCTACGGTTCCATGGACGGTGCCAGCAAGTTCGTCCGCGGTGACGCCATCGCCGGTCTGCTGATCCTCTTCATCAACCTGATCGGCGGCATGGCGGTCGGTATCTTCCAGCACAACATGACCTTTGCCGACGCCGGCAAGGTCTACGCCTTGCTGACCATTGGTGACGGTTTGGTGGCGCAGTTGCCATCGCTGTTGCTGTCCACCGCGGCGGCCATCATGGTCACCCGAGCTTCGGGCTCCGAAGAGATGGGCAAGCAGATCAACCGGCAGATGTTCGCCTCGCCCAAGGCGCTGGCGGTGGCTGCGGGCCTGATGGCGGTGATGGGGCTGGTGCCGGGCATGCCGCACTTCTCCTTCCTCAGCCTGGCGGCAGTGGCCGGCGGCGCAGCGTACCTGGTCTGGCGGAAGCAGAATCTGGTCAAGGTCAAGGCGCAGGAAGAGATCCAGCGTCAGCAGGACCTGCTGCCGTCTCCGGCCCGCGCCATGGAAACCAAGGAGCTGGGCTGGGACGACGTCACTCCGATCGACATGATCGGCCTGGAAGTGGGGTATCGCCTGATTCCCCTGGTGGACCGCAACCAGGGTGGGCAGTTGCTGGCGCGGATCAAGGGGGTGCGCAAGAAGCTCTCCCAGGACCTGGGTTTCCTCATGCCCACCGTGCATATCCGCGACAACCTGGACCTGGCGCCCAGCGCCTATCGCCTGACGCTGATGGGGGTGATCCTGGCCGAGGCCGAGATCTACCCGGATCGCGAGCTGGCGATCAATCCGGGGCAGGTCTACGGCACGCTCAACGGTATCTCGGCCCGGGACCCGGCGTTCGGCCTGGAGGCGGTGTGGATCGAGATCAGCCAGCGGCCCCAGGCGCAGTCCCTGGGCTACACCGTGGTGGACGCCAGTACCGTGGTCGCCACCCACTTGAACCAGATTCTCTACAAGCACTCCAGCGAGCTGATCGGCCACGAGGAAGTGCAGCAATTGATGCAACTGCTGGCCAAGAGTTCGCCAAAGCTGGCGGAGGAGTTGGTGCCGGGGGTGCTGTCGCTGTCGCAACTGCTCAAGGTGCTGCAGGCGCTGCTGGCCGAACAGGTGCCGGTGCGCGACATCCGCAGCATCGCCGAGGCCATCGCCAACAATGCCGCCAAGAGTCAAGATACTGCCGCTTTGGTCGCGGCGGTTCGCGTCGGACTGTCCCGTGCAATCGTCCAAAGCATTGTAGGCACTGAGTCTGAGCTGCCTGTGATCACCTTGGAGCCAAGGTTGGAACAAATTTTGCTCAGCAGTTTGCAGAAGGCAGGACAAGGCCAGGAAGAAGGCGTTCTGCTGGAGCCAAGCATGGCTGAGAAGCTGCAACGTTCGCTGATCGAAGCGGCGCAGCGTCAAGAGATGCAAGGTCAACCGGTGATTCTGTTGGTAGCGGGTCCGGTCCGCGCCATGCTTTCGCGGTTCGGGCGTCTCGCCGTTCCAGGTTTGCATGTGCTGGCGTACCAGGAAATTCCTGACAACAAGCAAGTGACCATCGTTGCGACAGTAGGGCCCAACGGCTGA
- the fliL gene encoding flagellar basal body-associated protein FliL: MAKSEAAEKPTAGKSKLKLILLIVLALLLAIGLSVGATWYFMHSAQSKPAPVAETASNVKPAAIYEPMAPAFVANYTQNGRQRYMQVSITLLARNQADLDALKVHMPVIRNNLVMLFSGQNFDTLATPVGQEMLRQKATASVQEVAQKEVGKVVVEQLLFTNFVLQ; encoded by the coding sequence ATGGCGAAGAGCGAAGCAGCAGAGAAACCCACCGCAGGGAAAAGCAAACTCAAGCTTATCCTCTTGATTGTCCTGGCGTTGTTGCTGGCCATCGGCCTGTCGGTCGGCGCCACCTGGTACTTCATGCACAGTGCTCAGAGCAAGCCCGCACCGGTTGCGGAAACCGCCAGCAACGTCAAGCCGGCGGCGATCTACGAGCCCATGGCCCCGGCCTTTGTCGCCAACTACACGCAGAATGGCCGGCAGCGCTACATGCAGGTGAGCATTACCCTGCTGGCGCGCAACCAGGCTGATCTGGACGCGCTGAAAGTGCACATGCCGGTGATCCGCAACAACCTGGTGATGCTGTTCTCCGGACAGAATTTCGACACCCTGGCGACTCCGGTCGGCCAGGAAATGCTCCGCCAGAAAGCCACGGCCAGCGTCCAGGAAGTGGCGCAGAAAGAGGTGGGCAAAGTGGTGGTCGAACAGTTGCTCTTTACTAACTTCGTACTGCAGTAG
- the fliQ gene encoding flagellar biosynthesis protein FliQ translates to MTPEVAVDLFREALWLTTMMVAVLVVPSLLVGLMVAMFQAATQINEQTLSFLPRLLVMLVTLIVAGPWLVQTFMEYIRQLYGSIPQLIG, encoded by the coding sequence ATGACTCCTGAAGTCGCGGTAGACCTGTTTCGCGAAGCGCTCTGGCTGACCACCATGATGGTGGCGGTGCTGGTGGTGCCCAGCCTGCTGGTGGGCTTGATGGTGGCCATGTTCCAGGCGGCCACCCAGATCAACGAGCAGACCCTGAGCTTTCTGCCGCGCCTGCTGGTGATGCTGGTGACCCTGATCGTCGCCGGCCCCTGGCTGGTGCAAACCTTCATGGAATACATCCGTCAGTTGTACGGCAGTATTCCTCAGCTGATCGGCTGA
- a CDS encoding Hpt domain-containing protein: MAEIHLDHTVLNALQEVMEDEYPVLLDTFVCDSEERVRLLHKSEDALQLVATAHSLKGSSSNMGAIRLAELCHELELRAGQSATDGIARLVGEIDGEFAIVRRLCEQELQRFHC; this comes from the coding sequence GTGGCTGAGATACATCTGGACCACACGGTGCTCAATGCATTGCAGGAAGTGATGGAGGATGAATACCCCGTCCTGCTGGACACTTTCGTCTGCGATTCCGAGGAGCGGGTGCGGCTGCTGCACAAATCCGAGGACGCTTTGCAATTGGTGGCCACCGCTCACAGCCTCAAGGGCAGCAGTAGCAACATGGGTGCCATCCGCCTGGCGGAACTCTGCCATGAGCTGGAGTTGCGGGCCGGGCAGTCCGCCACCGATGGCATCGCCCGCCTGGTGGGAGAGATCGACGGCGAGTTCGCCATTGTCCGGCGCCTGTGCGAGCAGGAACTGCAACGCTTTCACTGTTGA
- the fliM gene encoding flagellar motor switch protein FliM, whose translation MAVQDLLSQDEIDALLHGVDDGLVQTEHAAEPGSVKSYDLTSQDRIVRGRMPTLEMINERFARYTRISMFNMLRRSADVAVGGVQVMKFGEYVHSLYVPTSLNLVKIKPLRGTALFILDAKLVFKLVDNFFGGDGRHAKIEGREFTPTELRVVRMVLEQAFIDLKEAWQAIMPVNFEYINSEVNPAMANIVGPSEAIVVSTFHIELDGGGGDLHVTMPYSMIEPIREMLDAGFQSDLDDQDERWSKALREDVLDVAVPLSATVARRQLRLRDILHMQPGDVIPVELPEDMIMRANGVPSFKVKLGSHKGNLALQVIEPIERR comes from the coding sequence ATGGCCGTGCAGGACCTGCTGTCCCAGGATGAGATCGACGCGCTGTTGCATGGTGTCGACGACGGTCTGGTACAGACCGAACATGCTGCCGAACCCGGCAGTGTCAAAAGCTACGACCTGACCAGCCAGGATCGCATCGTCCGCGGACGCATGCCGACCCTGGAAATGATCAACGAGCGTTTCGCCCGCTACACCCGTATCAGCATGTTCAACATGCTGCGGCGTTCCGCCGATGTGGCGGTAGGTGGCGTGCAGGTCATGAAGTTCGGTGAGTACGTGCACTCGCTGTACGTGCCCACCAGCCTCAACCTGGTGAAGATCAAGCCGCTGCGCGGCACGGCGTTGTTCATTCTTGACGCCAAGCTGGTGTTCAAGCTGGTGGACAACTTCTTCGGCGGCGATGGCCGCCACGCCAAGATCGAAGGGCGTGAGTTCACCCCTACCGAGCTGCGGGTGGTGCGCATGGTGCTGGAACAGGCCTTCATCGACCTCAAGGAAGCCTGGCAGGCGATCATGCCGGTCAACTTCGAGTACATAAACTCCGAAGTGAACCCGGCCATGGCCAACATCGTCGGCCCCAGCGAAGCCATTGTGGTGTCGACCTTTCATATCGAACTCGATGGCGGTGGCGGCGACCTGCACGTGACCATGCCGTACTCGATGATCGAGCCGATCCGGGAAATGCTCGACGCCGGCTTCCAGTCCGACCTGGACGACCAGGACGAGCGCTGGAGCAAGGCCCTGCGCGAGGACGTGCTGGATGTGGCCGTGCCGCTGAGCGCCACCGTGGCCCGGCGTCAGCTGCGCCTGCGCGACATCCTGCACATGCAGCCGGGCGATGTGATCCCGGTGGAGCTGCCGGAAGACATGATCATGCGCGCCAACGGCGTGCCGTCGTTCAAGGTCAAGCTGGGTTCCCACAAGGGCAATCTGGCGCTGCAAGTGATCGAGCCGATCGAGCGCCGTTGA
- the fliN gene encoding flagellar motor switch protein FliN: protein MADEINSQDDQALADEWAAALEETGDAGQADIDALLAADAGAASSSGRLQMEEFGSVPKSHEPVTLDGPNLDVILDIPVSISMEVGSTDINIRNLLQLNQGSVIELDRLAGEPLDVLVNGTLIAHGEVVVVNEKFGIRLTDVISPSERIKKLR, encoded by the coding sequence ATGGCTGACGAAATTAACTCCCAGGACGACCAGGCTCTGGCCGACGAATGGGCTGCTGCGCTGGAAGAAACCGGTGATGCCGGTCAAGCGGATATCGACGCTCTGCTGGCGGCGGACGCGGGGGCTGCGTCAAGTTCCGGGCGTTTGCAGATGGAAGAGTTCGGCAGCGTGCCCAAGAGCCACGAGCCGGTCACCCTGGATGGTCCCAACCTGGATGTGATTCTCGACATTCCGGTGTCGATCTCCATGGAAGTGGGCAGCACCGACATCAACATCCGCAACCTGTTGCAGCTCAACCAGGGGTCGGTGATCGAGCTTGACCGCCTGGCCGGCGAGCCGCTGGACGTGCTGGTCAACGGCACCCTGATCGCTCACGGCGAGGTGGTGGTGGTCAACGAAAAGTTCGGCATTCGCCTGACCGACGTGATCAGCCCCAGCGAACGCATCAAGAAGCTGCGCTAA